Below is a window of Mucilaginibacter sp. PAMC 26640 DNA.
CCGATGCTTTACATTCCCAGCGGCATTACCGATGTAAGTTTTTATGAAAACGCATTTGACGCGCGGGAGCTGCGTCGCTTTATAAATGAAGATGGTACTATCCATGTATCTGAATTGATCATCGGTAACGCCATCTTTCATTTACACGAGCCAACCAATAACACTTCCGCATCAAACCCGGCAGCTATGGGATATACTACCGTAGTAATAGGTTTATTTGTGGACGATGTGCATGCCATTGTAACACAAGCGGAGGCCGCAGGGGCGAGGATTGTGTCGCCTGTTGAAGATTACGATTATGGCTATCGGCAGGGTGAAGTAATAGATCCGTTTGGCCACCGGTGGCAGATTCAAAAGGCGATTGCACAAAAACCAGATCTGCAGTAAGTAAATTTATCCCTATTAAAGATCCGGTAGGCTGTGCCTTCTTTAGCTTCTGCTGAAATGTTTCTTGAGCCGGAGAAACCTGTTTTCGTAAAAGGTATAGGATAGGTATGAAACCAGCAACATTGCCGGCAAATTGAGCCACAGCGAGTCTGCATATTTAAAATAGCCCGCCCATGGCTGGTGCAGCGTGAATATTTGCTGCCAGATATAAATGCTGTAAGATAATATGCCGGTCTTCACCAATATGGGGTTGCTTAATAGCTTTGTTAGTAAATTATCAGCCACTAAATTTAGTCCGATAACAGCCGTGATTAACACGGTGGAGGCTATCGCCGAAAAATACGGTATTACAAATAAGTTACCGGTAAAGG
It encodes the following:
- a CDS encoding bleomycin resistance protein, with translation MKVQIFDHLVESPGAGGVAFAPMLYIPSGITDVSFYENAFDARELRRFINEDGTIHVSELIIGNAIFHLHEPTNNTSASNPAAMGYTTVVIGLFVDDVHAIVTQAEAAGARIVSPVEDYDYGYRQGEVIDPFGHRWQIQKAIAQKPDLQ